In Patagioenas fasciata isolate bPatFas1 chromosome 2, bPatFas1.hap1, whole genome shotgun sequence, a single window of DNA contains:
- the ESRP1 gene encoding epithelial splicing regulatory protein 1 isoform X2, giving the protein MTASPDYLVILFVTTTGTNGARLGSDERELLQLLWKVVDLRSKELGHLHDVLVRPDHLELTAECQEITQVDVESLALAPPLEQALRQFNQSVSNELNIGVGTSFCFCTDGQLHIRQVLHPEASKKNILLPECFYSFFDLRKEFKKCCPGSPDLSKLDVAAMTEYLNLDKNSSAFPYGASQVEDMGNIILTLISEPYNHRFSDPERVNYKFESGPCSKMELVDNNAVIRARGLPWQSSDQDIARFFKGLNIAKGGAALCLNAQGRRNGEALVRFVSEEHRDLALQRHKHHMGNRYIEVYKATGEDFLKIAGGTSNEVAQFLSKENQVIVRMRGLPFNVTTEEVLAFFGQHCPVTGGKEGVLFVTYPDSRPTGDAFVLFACEEYAQNALKKHKDLLGKRYIELFRSTAAEVQQVLNRYSSTPLIPLPTPPILPVLPQQFVPPTNVRDCIRLRGLPYAATIEDILEFLGEFSTDIRTHGVHMVLNHQGRPSGDAFIQMKSAERAFLAAQKCHKKTMKDRYVEVFQCSAEEMNFVLMGGTLNRNGLSPPPCLSPPSYSFPAPAAVVPTEAALYQPSVLLNPRTFQPSTAYYPAGAQLFMNYTAYYPR; this is encoded by the exons ATGACGGCGTCTCCCGACTATCTGGTGATCCTCTTCGTGACCACGACAGGCACCAACGGAGCAAGGCTGGGCTCAGATGAGCGAGAGCTGCTTCAGCTCTTGTGGAAAGTAGTCGACCTGAGGAGTAAGGAG CTGGGGCACCTGCATGACGTGCTGGTCCGGCCTGACCACCTGGAGCTGACGGCTGAGTGCCAGGAGATCACCCAGGTGGATGTGGAGAGCCTGGCACTGGCTCCACCGCTGGAGCAGGCATTGAGACAG TTTAATCAGTCCGTGAGCAATGAACTGAACATTGGTGTAGGTACTTCCTTCTGTTTCTGTACTGATGGACAGTTGCACATTAGGCAGGTTCTGCACCCTGAAGCTTCCAAAAAG AATATCTTACTACCTGAATGCTTCTACTCCTTCTTTGACTTGCGGAAAGAGTTCAAGAAGTGTTGCCCTGGCTCACCTGATCTTAGCAAACTCGATGTTGCGGCCATGACAGAGT ATTTAAATCTTGACAAGAACAGTTCAGCGTTTCCCTATGGAGCCTCTCAAGTTGAAGATATGGGGAATATTATTTTAACACTAATATCTGAACCATACA ATCACAGATTTTCGGATCCAGAAAGAGTGAACTACAAATTTGAAAGTGGGCCTTG TAGCAAGATGGAACTGGTGGACAACAACGCTGTTATCAGAGCAAGAGGATTGCCATGGCAGTCATCTGACCAGGACATAGCGAGATTCTTCAAAGGCCTAAATATTGCCAA AGGAGGTGCCGCACTCTGCCTCAATGCCCAAGGTAGGAGGAATGGGGAGGCTCTCGTGAGGTTTGTAAGTGAAGAACATAGAGATCTGGCGCTACAAAGGCACAAGCACCATATGGGGAATCGATACATTGAG gTATACAAGGCAACAGGTGAAGACTTCCTTAAAATTGCAGGAG GCACTTCCAATGAGGTTGCACAGTTCTTGTCCAAAGAAAACCAAGTGATTGTCAGGATGCGAGGTCTTCCTTTTAACGTAACAACAGAAGAAGTGCTGGCATTCTTTGGCCAGCACTGCCCTGTAacaggaggaaaggagggagtcCTGTTTGTCACGTACCCTGACAGCAGGCCAACAGGAGATGCCTTTGTATTGTTTGCTTGTGAAGAATATGCACAAAATGCACTGAAAAAGCATAAGGACTTGCTGGGCAAAAGGTACATTGAACTCTTCAGGAGCACTGCAGCAGAAGTTCAGCAG gtgCTGAACAGATATTCTTCCACACCTCTCATTCCTCTCCCAACACCTCCTATTCTTCCAGTATTACCTCAACAGTTTGTGCCTCCCACTAACGTCAGAGACTGCATACGCTTGCGTGGTCTTCCTTATGCTGCTACTATAGAGGACATACTGGAGTTCTTGGGGGAGTTTTCTACAGATATTCGGACTCACGGAGTTCACATGGTACTAAATCACCAG GGACGTCCATCGGGTGATGCTTTTATTCAGATGAAATCTGCAGAGCGAGCTTTTCTGGCTGCACAGAAGTGTCATAAGAAGACTATGAAGGACAGATATGTTGAAGTCTTTCAGTGTTCTGCTGAGGAGATGAACTTTGTATTAATGGGGGGCACTTTAAATCGCAATGGCTTGTCCCCGCCACCAT GTCTTTCACCCCCTTCCTACTCCTTTCCGGCTCCTGCTGCAGTTGTGccaacagaagctgctctgtatCAGCCATCCGTGCTCCTGAACCCACGAACGTTCCAGCCATCCACGGCGTACTACCCTGCTGGGGCTCAGCTCTTCATGAACTACACAGCATACTACCCCAGGTAA
- the ESRP1 gene encoding epithelial splicing regulatory protein 1 isoform X1, translating to MTASPDYLVILFVTTTGTNGARLGSDERELLQLLWKVVDLRSKELGHLHDVLVRPDHLELTAECQEITQVDVESLALAPPLEQALRQFNQSVSNELNIGVGTSFCFCTDGQLHIRQVLHPEASKKNILLPECFYSFFDLRKEFKKCCPGSPDLSKLDVAAMTEYLNLDKNSSAFPYGASQVEDMGNIILTLISEPYNHRFSDPERVNYKFESGPCSKMELVDNNAVIRARGLPWQSSDQDIARFFKGLNIAKGGAALCLNAQGRRNGEALVRFVSEEHRDLALQRHKHHMGNRYIEVYKATGEDFLKIAGGTSNEVAQFLSKENQVIVRMRGLPFNVTTEEVLAFFGQHCPVTGGKEGVLFVTYPDSRPTGDAFVLFACEEYAQNALKKHKDLLGKRYIELFRSTAAEVQQVLNRYSSTPLIPLPTPPILPVLPQQFVPPTNVRDCIRLRGLPYAATIEDILEFLGEFSTDIRTHGVHMVLNHQGRPSGDAFIQMKSAERAFLAAQKCHKKTMKDRYVEVFQCSAEEMNFVLMGGTLNRNGLSPPPCKLPCLSPPSYSFPAPAAVVPTEAALYQPSVLLNPRTFQPSTAYYPAGAQLFMNYTAYYPR from the exons ATGACGGCGTCTCCCGACTATCTGGTGATCCTCTTCGTGACCACGACAGGCACCAACGGAGCAAGGCTGGGCTCAGATGAGCGAGAGCTGCTTCAGCTCTTGTGGAAAGTAGTCGACCTGAGGAGTAAGGAG CTGGGGCACCTGCATGACGTGCTGGTCCGGCCTGACCACCTGGAGCTGACGGCTGAGTGCCAGGAGATCACCCAGGTGGATGTGGAGAGCCTGGCACTGGCTCCACCGCTGGAGCAGGCATTGAGACAG TTTAATCAGTCCGTGAGCAATGAACTGAACATTGGTGTAGGTACTTCCTTCTGTTTCTGTACTGATGGACAGTTGCACATTAGGCAGGTTCTGCACCCTGAAGCTTCCAAAAAG AATATCTTACTACCTGAATGCTTCTACTCCTTCTTTGACTTGCGGAAAGAGTTCAAGAAGTGTTGCCCTGGCTCACCTGATCTTAGCAAACTCGATGTTGCGGCCATGACAGAGT ATTTAAATCTTGACAAGAACAGTTCAGCGTTTCCCTATGGAGCCTCTCAAGTTGAAGATATGGGGAATATTATTTTAACACTAATATCTGAACCATACA ATCACAGATTTTCGGATCCAGAAAGAGTGAACTACAAATTTGAAAGTGGGCCTTG TAGCAAGATGGAACTGGTGGACAACAACGCTGTTATCAGAGCAAGAGGATTGCCATGGCAGTCATCTGACCAGGACATAGCGAGATTCTTCAAAGGCCTAAATATTGCCAA AGGAGGTGCCGCACTCTGCCTCAATGCCCAAGGTAGGAGGAATGGGGAGGCTCTCGTGAGGTTTGTAAGTGAAGAACATAGAGATCTGGCGCTACAAAGGCACAAGCACCATATGGGGAATCGATACATTGAG gTATACAAGGCAACAGGTGAAGACTTCCTTAAAATTGCAGGAG GCACTTCCAATGAGGTTGCACAGTTCTTGTCCAAAGAAAACCAAGTGATTGTCAGGATGCGAGGTCTTCCTTTTAACGTAACAACAGAAGAAGTGCTGGCATTCTTTGGCCAGCACTGCCCTGTAacaggaggaaaggagggagtcCTGTTTGTCACGTACCCTGACAGCAGGCCAACAGGAGATGCCTTTGTATTGTTTGCTTGTGAAGAATATGCACAAAATGCACTGAAAAAGCATAAGGACTTGCTGGGCAAAAGGTACATTGAACTCTTCAGGAGCACTGCAGCAGAAGTTCAGCAG gtgCTGAACAGATATTCTTCCACACCTCTCATTCCTCTCCCAACACCTCCTATTCTTCCAGTATTACCTCAACAGTTTGTGCCTCCCACTAACGTCAGAGACTGCATACGCTTGCGTGGTCTTCCTTATGCTGCTACTATAGAGGACATACTGGAGTTCTTGGGGGAGTTTTCTACAGATATTCGGACTCACGGAGTTCACATGGTACTAAATCACCAG GGACGTCCATCGGGTGATGCTTTTATTCAGATGAAATCTGCAGAGCGAGCTTTTCTGGCTGCACAGAAGTGTCATAAGAAGACTATGAAGGACAGATATGTTGAAGTCTTTCAGTGTTCTGCTGAGGAGATGAACTTTGTATTAATGGGGGGCACTTTAAATCGCAATGGCTTGTCCCCGCCACCATGTAAGTTACCAT GTCTTTCACCCCCTTCCTACTCCTTTCCGGCTCCTGCTGCAGTTGTGccaacagaagctgctctgtatCAGCCATCCGTGCTCCTGAACCCACGAACGTTCCAGCCATCCACGGCGTACTACCCTGCTGGGGCTCAGCTCTTCATGAACTACACAGCATACTACCCCAGGTAA